Proteins from a single region of Thermotoga maritima MSB8:
- a CDS encoding LacI family DNA-binding transcriptional regulator, whose amino-acid sequence MASIKDVAKLAGVSIATVSRVINGYNNVSEETRKKVIDAIRKLNYHPVYAVKGAVLKRTIGVLVPNFGGFHYNEILTGIEKEAIKRDFTLMISTTLHRTSVELERLEVFFAKRVDGIIVCSSKKDEEQLERLIKSAIPVVVVDREEPEIRLDNVGIDNYAAGRMCAKYLLEKGHRKVLLLKGRKDIYSFSDRERGFIDYSTRHGIDVKVTPCGYFAEHGYHAVERYLKKHGRDFTAIFAINDLSAFGALKALHDLGVLVPDEVSVMGFDDDPISSYTIPPLTTVRQPREEMGRVAFEILYERLSGKKGVARRVVLPVEIVERESVKQL is encoded by the coding sequence ATGGCCTCCATCAAAGATGTGGCAAAACTCGCAGGTGTTTCTATAGCAACCGTCTCACGTGTGATAAACGGCTACAACAACGTCTCGGAAGAGACGAGAAAGAAGGTAATCGATGCCATCAGAAAGCTCAACTATCACCCCGTGTACGCTGTGAAAGGGGCTGTTTTAAAGAGAACTATAGGAGTTCTCGTCCCCAACTTTGGGGGCTTTCACTACAACGAGATATTGACGGGCATAGAAAAAGAAGCGATAAAGAGAGACTTCACCCTCATGATTTCAACAACACTTCACAGGACCTCTGTGGAGCTGGAAAGACTGGAGGTTTTCTTTGCGAAAAGAGTGGATGGTATCATAGTCTGCTCGTCGAAGAAGGACGAGGAACAACTCGAAAGATTGATAAAGAGTGCCATTCCAGTTGTTGTGGTGGACAGGGAAGAACCGGAGATCAGGCTCGACAACGTTGGCATCGACAACTACGCCGCTGGAAGGATGTGTGCGAAGTACCTTCTGGAAAAGGGTCACAGAAAGGTTCTCCTTTTGAAGGGTAGAAAAGACATTTATTCTTTTTCCGACAGAGAAAGAGGTTTCATAGATTACAGCACAAGACACGGAATAGACGTGAAAGTCACACCGTGCGGTTATTTTGCCGAACACGGCTACCACGCGGTGGAAAGGTACCTGAAAAAACACGGCAGGGATTTCACTGCGATCTTTGCAATAAACGATCTTTCGGCCTTCGGTGCGCTCAAGGCACTACACGATCTCGGTGTACTCGTTCCCGATGAAGTTTCTGTCATGGGATTCGACGACGATCCAATATCAAGCTACACCATTCCTCCACTCACCACGGTGAGGCAACCGAGGGAAGAGATGGGAAGAGTGGCCTTTGAGATTCTTTACGAGAGACTTTCTGGAAAAAAAGGCGTTGCACGAAGAGTCGTTCTACCCGTTGAGATCGTTGAGAGAGAATCCGTTAAACAGTTATAA